The following DNA comes from Pseudomonas triticicola.
GCTGCCCGGCACCATGCACCCGTGCGAAGGCATGATCGGCCAGCAGTTCGGCATCCAGAACCAGAACCGCCCGGCGGACAAATGGCTCGGTGAAGTGGTGCGCTGGACCTGGAAGGTCAAGCTCTACACCCACCTGGAAACCGACCTGCTGGGCGAGTTGCGCGACGGGGCCGAAACCGAAGCGATCAACGTGTTCGCGCACAACCTGCACGACCTGCTGCTGGCCGCTCCGGCCGGCCCGCGCGCGACCCTGGGCCTCGACCCGGGCCTGCGTACCGGCTGCAAGGTGGCCGTGGTCGACTCCACCGGCAAGCTGCTCGACCACGCCACGGTTTACCCGCACGTGCCGCACAACAAATGGGATCAAACCATCGCAATTCTCGCCGCGCTGTGCGCCAAACACTCGGTGGATCTGATCGCCATCGGCAACGGCACTGCCAGCCGTGAGACCGACAAGCTGGCGATCGAGCTGATCAAAAAATATCCAGCGATGAAAATGACCAAGGTCATGGTTTCCGAGGCCGGCGCCTCGGTGTACTCGGCTTCGGAACTGGCGGCCAAGGAATTCCCGGATCTGGACGTGTCGATCCGTGGCGCCGTATCGATCGCCCGTCGCTTGCAGGATCCGCTGGCCGAGCTGGTGAAAATCGATCCGAAATCCATCGGTGTCGGCCAGTATCAGCACGACGTCTCGCAGCTGAAACTGGCGCGCGGTCTGGATGCCGTGGTCGAGGACTGCGTGAACGCCGTGGGCGTGGATGTGAACACTGCCTCCGTGGCCCTGCTGGCGCGGATCTCCGGCCTCAACGCAACGCTGGCGCAGAACATCGTTGCTCACCGTGACGAACACGGCGCGTTCAAGACCCGTGCAGCACTGAAGAAAGTCGCGCGTCTGGGCGAGAAAACCTTCGAACAGGCCGCCGGTTTCTTGCGCGTGATGAACGGCGACAACCCGCTGGATTCCTCGGCGGTTCACCCGGAAGCCTATCCACTGGTGCAGCGCATTGCCGCTGAAACCGACCGCGACATTCGCTCGCTCATCGGCGATGCCGCATTCCTCAAGCGTCTGGATCCGAAGAAATTCACCGACGAAACCTTCGGTTTGCCGACCGTCACCGACATCCTGCAAGAACTGGAAAAACCCGGTCGCGATCCACGTCCGGAGTTCAAGACCGCCGAGTTCCAGGAAGGCGTAGAGGACCTCAAGGATCTGCAACTGGGGATGATCCTTGAAGGCGTGGTGACCAACGTTACGGCGTTCGGTGCGTTCGTCGACATCGGCGTGCATCAGGACGGTCTGGTGCACATTTCGGCGCTGTCGGAGAAGTTCATCAAGGACCCGCGCGAAGCAGTCAAGGCCGGTGACGTGGTGAAAGTGAAGGTCATGGAAGTCGATATCCCGCGCAAACGCGTCGGCCTGTCGATGCGCATGAGTGACACCCCGGGCGAGAAAATCGACGGTGCGCGTGGCTCGCGTCCGGGCTCGGCAGCGCGCCAGTCTTCGGGCAACGCGCCACGCAAGGAAACCGCCACCGCCGCGCCGGTAAACAATGCGATGGCCTCGCTGTTCGCCAACGCCAAGCAGTTGAAGAAACGCTGATGGACATGCCGGCCGGGCTCGTCGAGAGCGCGTTTTTCAAGCTGTTGGGCTGTCGCCTGCACAGTCTCGAAACCGGGGTGGCGCAAGTCGCCCTGGCGCTTGAGCCCGAACTGCGCAACCGCGGCGGCAAACTGCACGGCGGCGCGCTGTTCAGTCTGGTCGACATCGCCATGGGCCTGGCGTGTTCCAGCAGCCATGGCTTTGATCAGCAGAGCGCGACCATCGAATGCAAGATCAACTACATCCGCGCCGTTTCCGACGGCGAGGTGCTGTGCACGGCGCGGGTGATCCACCCGGGCCGGCGCACGCTGGTGGTCGAAGCCGAGGTGATGCAGGGCGACAAACTGGTCGCAAAAGCGCAAGGCACCTTCGCTGTCCTGTAGATGTTGCTCATCATTTTGAGTTAATTTCGGCGCAATGAATCCTGTGGGATCTACCGAAGGCTGCGATCTTTTGATTTTGTTTTCCAACAGCAAGATCAAAAGATCGCAGCCTTCGGCAGCTCCTACAGGTCATGTGTGCGGCTGACAGGCTAGAAAACCAGGCGATAACGCCAGTTTCAACTTCACCCTTGTAGACCGTCCTGCCCACCCCCATATTGGGGCGACTGACGCGTGAAGGAATCCAAATTGAGCGAACTTCTCAACCGCCGCCTGGCTCTGCTTGGCGAGCGCGCTAACCTCTCTCTGCTCAAGCAGTGCCTGCACGGTATCGAACGTGAATGCCTGCGCGTGACCAGTGAAGGTCGCCTGGCGCAAACGCCGCACCCCGAAGCCCTGGGTTCCGCGCTGACCAACGAACAGATCACCACCGACTACTCCGAGTCGCTGCTGGAATTCATCACCCCCGCCCTGCCGGATCCTGCCGACACGCTGGCGAGCCTGGACAAGATTCATCGTTTTGCCTACAGCAAACTCGGCAACGAGTACCTGTGGAGTCCATCGATGCCGTGCCCTTTGCCGGCCGAGGAAGACATCCCGATTGCCTATTACGGCACCTCCAACATCGGTCAGCTCAAGTACGTCTATCGCAAGGGCCTGGCCCTGCGTTACGGCAAGACCATGCAGTGCATCGCCGGGATTCACTACAACTTTTCCCTGCCGGAACAGCTCTGGCCATTGCTGCGCGAGGCCGAAGGTTTCGTCGGCACCGATCGCGATTTCCAGTCGGTGTCCTACATCGCGCTGATCCGCAACTTCCGTCGCTACAGCTGGCTGCTGATGTACCTGTTCGGTGCCTCGCCGGCGCTGGACGCCGGCTTCCTGCGCGGGCGTTCGCATCAGCTCGAGCAGCTCGACCCGGACACGCTGTATCTGCCGTACGCGACCAGCCTGCGCATGAGCGATCTCGGTTATCAGAGCAACGCCCAGGCCGGCCTGACACCGTGCTACAACGATCTGGCGAGCTATACCGACAGCCTGCGCGAAGCCGTGGCCACGCCGTATGCGCCGTATGTTGAAGTCGGTACGCACAAGGATGGTGAGTGGGTGCAGCTCAACACCAACATCCTGCAGATCGAAAACGAGTACTACTCCAACATCCGCCCGAAACGCGTGACCTACACCGGCGAGCGGCCGATCCAGGCGCTGATGGCGCGCGGCATTCAGTACGTCGAAGTGCGCTGCCTGGACATCAACCCGTTCCTGCCGATGGGCATCGACCTCACTGAATCGCGCTTCATCGACGCCTTCCTGCTGTACTGCGCGCTGAACGACAGTCCGCTGCTGACCAACACTTCGTGCGGCAACGCCACTTCGAACTTCCTCAGCGTGGTCAAGGAAGGTCGCCGTCCGGGCCTGCAATTGCAGCGTGACGGTCAGCCGGTCGAGATGAAACAGTGGGCGGCGGAGCTGCTGGAACAGATTGCTCCGCTGGCGGCGATGCTCGACCAGAGCGTTGGCGGCGATGCCCACAGCAAGGCCCTTGATGCGCAACTGGCCAAGGTCAACGACCCGTCCCTGACCCCATCGGCGCAGGTGCTGGCGGCCATGGCCGAGCACAAGGAAAGCTTTGCGCAGTTCTCCCTGCGCCAGAGCCAGACCCACGCCGAGTTCTTCCGCAGCGAGCCGTTGGCGGCGGATGAGCAGGCGAAGTTTGAGGAGTTGGCGCGTACGTCGCTGGCAGCGCAGGCTGAGCTGGAGCAGAACGAGGTGGGGGATTTTGATGTGTTTGTCGGTTCGTATCAGGCGAGCATTTTGGCGATCAGCAATTAAAAGCCCCTCACCCTAGCCCTCTCCCGGAGGGAGAGGGGACTGACTCAGGTGCTCTTGAGATTCACGTCGACCTGAAATATCCAGCCGAACTCAGGCCTTGAAAAGCACCGAGATCGGCCCCCTTTCCCCCTCGCCCCCCTGGGGGAGAGGGCTGGGGTGAGGGGGCAAAGATCGAACGTCGAACGCAAGATCCGAAATATCCACAATCCCCCGCGTCTTAGATTTTTCCGCTCATAAGCTCATTCTAAAAAGTTATTTATTTACTGATTCTTAGATCATTTAGTCTCCTTTCACGCCGACGCTCGGTCGCCTGATATGGAACTGTTCAATGAAACTGAATTTCCCGCTTCGCCTGCTCGCCGCTGCCTCGCTGGCCGCTGCAAGCTTCCTGGCCCAGGCGGCCGATCTCACTGTCGCCTACCAGACTACCGTCGACCCAGCCAAAGTCGCGCAGGCCGACGGCGCTTACGAGAAAGCCACCAAGGCTGACATCAGTTGGCGCAAATTTGATAACGGTGCCGACATCATTGCCGCCATCGCGTCCGGCGATGTGCAGATCGGCTATCTCGGTTCGAGTCCGTTGACCGCCGCGATCACCCGCAAAGTGCCGGTCGAAACCTTCCTCATCGCCACGCAGATCGGCGCCGCTGAAGCACTGGTCGCGCGCGATGGTTCCGGCATCAAGACTCCGCAGGATCTGATCGGCAAGAAAATCGCCACGCCGTTCGTGTCCACCGGGCACTACAGCCTGCTCGCCGCGCTCAAGCACTGGAACATCGACCCGTCGAAAGTCACCGTGCTCAACCTCGCGCCGCCAGCCATCATCGCGGCGTGGAAACGCGGCGACATCGACGCCACTTACGTGTGGGATCCAGCACTGGGCGTGGCCAAGGAAAACGGCAAAGTGCTGATCACCTCCGGCGAGCTGGCCAAGTTCGGCGCACCGACCTTCGACGCGTGGATCGTGCGCAAGGACTTCGCCGAGAAGCACCCGGAAATCGTCACCGCATTCGCCAAGGTCACCCTCGACGCCTACGCCGATTACCGCAAGGATCCGCAGGCCTGGCTGGCCAACCAGAGCAACGTCGACAAACTGGTGAAACTCTCCGGCGCCAAGGC
Coding sequences within:
- the gshA gene encoding glutamate--cysteine ligase, which encodes MSELLNRRLALLGERANLSLLKQCLHGIERECLRVTSEGRLAQTPHPEALGSALTNEQITTDYSESLLEFITPALPDPADTLASLDKIHRFAYSKLGNEYLWSPSMPCPLPAEEDIPIAYYGTSNIGQLKYVYRKGLALRYGKTMQCIAGIHYNFSLPEQLWPLLREAEGFVGTDRDFQSVSYIALIRNFRRYSWLLMYLFGASPALDAGFLRGRSHQLEQLDPDTLYLPYATSLRMSDLGYQSNAQAGLTPCYNDLASYTDSLREAVATPYAPYVEVGTHKDGEWVQLNTNILQIENEYYSNIRPKRVTYTGERPIQALMARGIQYVEVRCLDINPFLPMGIDLTESRFIDAFLLYCALNDSPLLTNTSCGNATSNFLSVVKEGRRPGLQLQRDGQPVEMKQWAAELLEQIAPLAAMLDQSVGGDAHSKALDAQLAKVNDPSLTPSAQVLAAMAEHKESFAQFSLRQSQTHAEFFRSEPLAADEQAKFEELARTSLAAQAELEQNEVGDFDVFVGSYQASILAISN
- a CDS encoding Tex family protein, with product MDSINSRIAEELGVRPQQVEAAVALLDEGSTVPFIARYRKEVTGSLDDTQLRHLEERLRYLRELDERRISILASIEEQGKLTPALERDIKLADTKTRLEDLYLPYKQKRRTKGQIALEAGLGELADGLFNDPNLSPETEAARFVDAEKGVADVKAALEGAKYILMERFAEDASLLEKLRNFLKQEAILSARVIAGKEEEGAKFRDYFEHDEPLKSMPSHRALAIFRGRNEGILSSALKVGDELPGTMHPCEGMIGQQFGIQNQNRPADKWLGEVVRWTWKVKLYTHLETDLLGELRDGAETEAINVFAHNLHDLLLAAPAGPRATLGLDPGLRTGCKVAVVDSTGKLLDHATVYPHVPHNKWDQTIAILAALCAKHSVDLIAIGNGTASRETDKLAIELIKKYPAMKMTKVMVSEAGASVYSASELAAKEFPDLDVSIRGAVSIARRLQDPLAELVKIDPKSIGVGQYQHDVSQLKLARGLDAVVEDCVNAVGVDVNTASVALLARISGLNATLAQNIVAHRDEHGAFKTRAALKKVARLGEKTFEQAAGFLRVMNGDNPLDSSAVHPEAYPLVQRIAAETDRDIRSLIGDAAFLKRLDPKKFTDETFGLPTVTDILQELEKPGRDPRPEFKTAEFQEGVEDLKDLQLGMILEGVVTNVTAFGAFVDIGVHQDGLVHISALSEKFIKDPREAVKAGDVVKVKVMEVDIPRKRVGLSMRMSDTPGEKIDGARGSRPGSAARQSSGNAPRKETATAAPVNNAMASLFANAKQLKKR
- a CDS encoding PaaI family thioesterase is translated as MDMPAGLVESAFFKLLGCRLHSLETGVAQVALALEPELRNRGGKLHGGALFSLVDIAMGLACSSSHGFDQQSATIECKINYIRAVSDGEVLCTARVIHPGRRTLVVEAEVMQGDKLVAKAQGTFAVL
- the tauA gene encoding taurine ABC transporter substrate-binding protein, which produces MKLNFPLRLLAAASLAAASFLAQAADLTVAYQTTVDPAKVAQADGAYEKATKADISWRKFDNGADIIAAIASGDVQIGYLGSSPLTAAITRKVPVETFLIATQIGAAEALVARDGSGIKTPQDLIGKKIATPFVSTGHYSLLAALKHWNIDPSKVTVLNLAPPAIIAAWKRGDIDATYVWDPALGVAKENGKVLITSGELAKFGAPTFDAWIVRKDFAEKHPEIVTAFAKVTLDAYADYRKDPQAWLANQSNVDKLVKLSGAKASDIPLLLQGNVYPLAADQVSDLGAPTTKAITDTAAFLKEQGKVDAVLPDYAPYVSAKYITN